Proteins encoded in a region of the uncultured Paludibaculum sp. genome:
- a CDS encoding MAE_28990/MAE_18760 family HEPN-like nuclease, translated as MKIRTVADVNSALSYDLIWRKRELTTLRLLINTHSAKPDRNAVYLRSAVTLIYAHWEGFVKIASRIYLEFLRSQRLRYEELTVNFVALATRSRLKTAEESTRIRVHLEVTNFLINDRSKASVLPEDAVSTRSNLTSLVLRDIIYTLGLDFGPFETKASIIDERLVDVRNTIAHGEFLRLDLDDVLRLYDEVLWMIEEFRTQVDNAASTGSYRAQK; from the coding sequence ATGAAGATTCGAACAGTTGCCGACGTCAATTCGGCCCTTTCCTACGACTTGATATGGCGAAAACGAGAGCTTACAACACTACGGCTTCTGATTAACACTCATAGTGCGAAACCAGACCGCAACGCGGTTTATCTAAGGAGTGCCGTCACGCTGATCTACGCTCACTGGGAGGGATTTGTAAAGATTGCATCGCGCATTTATTTGGAATTCTTACGATCTCAGCGATTGCGGTACGAAGAGCTTACTGTGAACTTCGTTGCACTGGCGACTCGAAGCAGACTGAAAACCGCGGAGGAGAGTACGCGGATTCGTGTCCATCTCGAAGTCACCAACTTCCTTATAAATGACAGGAGTAAAGCCAGTGTCCTACCTGAAGACGCTGTTTCGACTAGAAGCAATCTGACCTCACTTGTCTTGCGGGACATAATCTATACTCTTGGTCTTGATTTTGGCCCTTTCGAAACGAAGGCGAGCATTATTGACGAACGCCTCGTGGACGTCCGCAACACGATCGCTCATGGCGAGTTCCTTCGACTGGATTTAGACGACGTCTTGAGGTTGTATGATGAGGTACTGTGGATGATCGAGGAATTTCGTACACAGGTCGACAATGCTGCAAGCACTGGATCGTATCGAGCACAGAAATAA
- a CDS encoding DUF262 domain-containing protein, whose product MGLQEEIDKTRSEIRTDGYPVSVGEWMSIYERRELDIHPEFQRFFRWSPEQKSRLIESLLLGIPIPQVFVAQRPDGIWDVVDGLQRLSTIFQFAGLLRDENDTKQDPLTLQGTKYLPSLGGKRWEDETKPKESLTAAQRLLIKRTKIGVSIILKESDDKAKYELFQRLNTGGSMLSDQEVRNSILVMMNRSFYQWIRSLSQNALFIDCIGLSDRAVEEQYDMELVLRFIVFRRMSKSQLGQVGDLGEFLTEQAKILAFDAKFDQHIEEKAFTDTFKIIANALRDDAFRRYDAQRTRFVGGFSVSAFEAVAIGIGFDPNKAALTKLLERVKAMWQNPEFVDNSGSGVRASSRVPKVIPFGRKMFIK is encoded by the coding sequence ATGGGACTACAAGAAGAGATTGACAAGACGCGTTCGGAGATTCGCACTGACGGTTACCCTGTTTCGGTCGGTGAGTGGATGAGCATTTACGAGCGGCGAGAACTTGACATTCATCCAGAATTTCAGCGCTTTTTTCGATGGTCTCCAGAGCAGAAGTCGCGCCTAATCGAATCCTTGCTTCTCGGTATACCGATACCTCAAGTATTCGTGGCGCAGCGTCCGGATGGCATCTGGGATGTCGTTGACGGCCTACAGAGACTTTCGACGATCTTCCAGTTTGCCGGGCTGCTGAGGGACGAGAATGACACCAAGCAAGATCCCTTAACACTGCAGGGGACGAAGTATCTTCCCAGTTTGGGTGGTAAGCGATGGGAGGATGAGACCAAACCGAAGGAAAGCTTGACGGCAGCGCAGCGGCTCCTGATAAAGCGAACGAAGATCGGCGTAAGTATCATTCTTAAGGAGAGTGACGACAAAGCAAAGTACGAGCTCTTTCAGCGGCTAAATACTGGGGGCTCGATGCTGTCAGATCAAGAAGTACGAAACAGCATTCTTGTAATGATGAATCGGAGTTTCTACCAGTGGATTCGCTCTCTTTCGCAGAATGCACTCTTTATCGACTGTATCGGCCTGTCCGATCGCGCCGTTGAGGAGCAGTACGATATGGAACTAGTTCTCCGCTTTATCGTCTTTCGAAGAATGTCCAAGTCTCAACTGGGACAAGTCGGTGACCTAGGAGAATTCTTAACAGAACAGGCAAAAATACTTGCATTCGATGCGAAGTTCGATCAGCACATTGAGGAGAAAGCATTTACTGATACTTTTAAGATTATAGCAAATGCGCTTCGAGACGACGCTTTCAGGCGGTACGACGCCCAAAGGACGCGCTTTGTCGGCGGTTTCTCAGTTTCGGCATTTGAGGCTGTTGCCATCGGCATTGGTTTCGATCCAAATAAGGCAGCATTAACAAAGCTACTTGAGCGAGTCAAGGCAATGTGGCAGAATCCGGAGTTTGTAGACAACTCCGGGTCTGGAGTTCGAGCATCATCTCGTGTGCCGAAGGTTATTCCATTTGGGCGCAAGATGTTTATCAAATGA
- a CDS encoding DUF1501 domain-containing protein, producing MTRRDLLKTMGAGFPMAAFAQVANDPMAPKATHFPAKAKHVIFLFLNGGPSQVDTFDPKPELQRFHGKPMPTPNLKSERKTGNLLGSPFTFKKYGQSGIEVSEIFAEVGSVIDDFCVIRSMHTERPNHEPSLLLTNCGQRLPGHPSMGSWVTYGLGTENRNLPGFVVLCPGLPVLGPILWTSSYLPGVYQGAYIPNNEKEVDKLIPNLHNTRWKPEDQKRQLDLLGQLNHLQTKREGDDPQLEAGIQSMEIAYRMQTEAADAFDISKEPAPVREAYGDGNFARGCLMAARLVERGVRMVQVYFGDDQPWDSHEDILDHRRLARLADKPIAALIRDLKQRGLLNETVVVVTGEFGRTPATEVSGLVKVQNGRDHNNHGYTSLVAGGGFRGGLVYGATDEFGFKAVENPVDVHDLHATILHQLGLDHTRLTYRYSGRDFRLTDVHGRLIEGIVS from the coding sequence ATGACACGACGTGACCTTCTCAAAACGATGGGGGCCGGCTTTCCCATGGCTGCGTTCGCGCAGGTGGCGAACGACCCCATGGCTCCGAAGGCGACGCACTTCCCGGCCAAGGCGAAGCATGTCATCTTCCTGTTTCTGAACGGCGGCCCGTCGCAGGTGGATACGTTCGACCCGAAGCCCGAATTGCAGCGCTTCCACGGCAAGCCAATGCCGACGCCGAACCTCAAGAGCGAGCGCAAGACGGGCAATCTGCTGGGCTCCCCGTTCACGTTCAAGAAGTACGGGCAGAGCGGCATCGAGGTGAGCGAGATCTTCGCGGAAGTCGGGTCAGTGATTGATGACTTCTGCGTCATCCGCTCGATGCATACGGAGCGGCCCAACCACGAACCTTCGCTGCTGCTGACGAACTGCGGCCAACGGTTGCCAGGCCACCCGTCGATGGGCTCGTGGGTGACCTACGGGCTCGGCACGGAGAACAGGAACCTGCCGGGCTTCGTGGTGTTGTGTCCGGGCCTGCCGGTGTTGGGGCCGATTCTCTGGACGTCGTCCTACCTGCCAGGCGTCTATCAGGGCGCCTACATTCCGAACAACGAGAAAGAGGTCGACAAGCTCATCCCCAACTTGCACAACACGCGCTGGAAGCCGGAGGATCAGAAGCGGCAGTTGGATCTGCTGGGCCAGCTGAACCATCTGCAGACGAAGCGTGAGGGCGATGATCCGCAACTGGAGGCAGGCATCCAGTCGATGGAGATCGCTTACCGCATGCAGACCGAGGCGGCGGACGCGTTCGACATTTCGAAGGAGCCGGCGCCGGTCCGCGAGGCGTATGGCGACGGCAACTTCGCCCGCGGCTGCCTGATGGCGGCGCGGTTGGTGGAGCGTGGTGTGCGGATGGTCCAGGTGTATTTTGGCGACGACCAACCCTGGGACAGCCATGAAGATATTCTCGATCACCGGCGGCTGGCGCGGCTCGCCGACAAGCCGATTGCCGCGCTGATTCGGGATCTCAAGCAGCGTGGGCTGTTGAATGAGACGGTGGTGGTGGTTACCGGCGAGTTTGGCCGTACGCCCGCTACGGAGGTGAGCGGACTGGTGAAGGTGCAGAATGGCCGCGACCACAACAATCACGGGTACACCTCGCTGGTGGCCGGCGGTGGTTTCCGCGGCGGCCTGGTGTATGGGGCCACGGATGAGTTTGGATTCAAGGCCGTGGAGAATCCGGTGGACGTTCACGACCTGCATGCCACGATCTTGCATCAATTGGGGTTGGACCATACGCGGCTGACGTACCGCTATAGCGGGCGGGATTTCCGGTTGACGGATGTTCACGGGCGTCTGATCGAGGGGATTGTTTCGTAG
- a CDS encoding DUF1553 domain-containing protein, whose protein sequence is MFSWAPRAGLLTVLCVSALADTPEERFEMRVRPILARNCFACHTASKMGGLAMTSRDALLQGGKGGPVIVEGKPEESRLIRAVRQADESIKPMPPMGKLKPEEIEALAEWVKDGAVWPERAKVQAQATTITPEQRGFWSFQPVRKVTPPTVETMESRMVQRAAKADEAATNPDRQGGVPSALRTAHVSKRAPASDASSTESRMALRAAKANEDTLRTATGKERAPVANASSMEWSKSAIDRFIYSKLHEQGLTPAPRADRRVWIRRVTFDVTGLPPTPEEVRAYLNDGTAQAEAKVVDRLLASPRYGERWARHWLDVARYSDDRLESQKELVHPNAFRYRDWVIQAFNEDMPFDRFVMAQIAADQMPEPERAKLLPGLTFYGLSPEQQDERVDATTRGFLGLTVACAQCHDHKFDPIPQADFYSLQGIFNNTVVDEVPLAPKEEIERWTAHKKKLDDKEAELKRFQDEQAISVAGMLAARTADYVRAVLGERDAKDLDTETLERWRTYLKPDTHEHPFLDHWKDADRFQELVVNVLAEKKEIDQKNLIRLGGSSQRNDLSETELLSLDRPKFRFYNELFGTRKSVLYYSGDKLDRWLGDLHRTHLAKLRSDAAEIKKSLPEQYPFLHAVKDVEKPKNGHILIRGSRDNPGAEVSRHFLSILSTGEPKAYTEGSGRLELARDIASPSNPLTPRVMVNRIWQHHFGTGIVGTPSNFGQLGERPTHPELLDYLAARFVESGWSIKSIHREILLSRTYAGAWERSAANEEKDPGNRYLWRANRQRLDVESMRDALLAVAGNLDSTTVGGPALRLTDEKNLRRTVYGFRSRRKLDQLLAMFDHPNPNTTNEQRNVTSVPLQRLFFLNSPLVLREADALAARLKGTDEEKIKDAYELMYSRPPSAEELHLGLEFLKQGDDAWPRYAQVLLAANEFLYVE, encoded by the coding sequence ATGTTCTCCTGGGCTCCCCGTGCCGGACTGTTGACTGTGCTGTGTGTTTCCGCGCTGGCGGACACGCCGGAAGAGCGTTTTGAGATGCGGGTCCGGCCGATTCTGGCCCGCAATTGTTTCGCCTGCCATACGGCCTCAAAGATGGGTGGCTTGGCGATGACCTCGCGCGATGCCCTGCTGCAAGGCGGCAAGGGTGGACCCGTCATCGTCGAAGGCAAGCCGGAGGAGAGCCGGTTGATCCGGGCGGTCCGGCAAGCTGATGAATCCATCAAGCCGATGCCGCCGATGGGCAAGTTGAAGCCGGAAGAGATCGAGGCGCTGGCGGAATGGGTGAAAGACGGCGCCGTCTGGCCGGAACGCGCCAAGGTGCAGGCACAGGCCACGACGATCACTCCGGAGCAGCGCGGCTTCTGGAGCTTTCAGCCGGTGCGGAAGGTGACACCGCCCACGGTGGAGACGATGGAGTCCCGCATGGTCCAGCGGGCCGCCAAAGCGGATGAAGCCGCAACGAACCCCGACCGTCAGGGAGGGGTCCCCTCCGCGTTGCGAACCGCGCACGTCAGTAAGCGGGCGCCCGCTTCCGATGCGTCTTCAACGGAGTCCCGCATGGCCCTACGGGCCGCCAAAGCGAATGAAGACACGCTGCGAACCGCGACTGGGAAGGAGCGGGCACCGGTTGCGAACGCGTCTTCGATGGAGTGGTCCAAGAGTGCGATCGACCGGTTTATCTACTCCAAACTCCACGAGCAGGGACTGACGCCCGCGCCGCGCGCCGACCGGCGCGTGTGGATCCGCCGCGTGACCTTTGATGTGACGGGACTTCCTCCTACGCCGGAGGAGGTGCGCGCGTACTTGAACGATGGCACCGCCCAGGCCGAAGCCAAAGTGGTGGACCGGCTGCTGGCCTCTCCGCGCTACGGCGAACGGTGGGCGCGGCATTGGCTGGATGTCGCACGGTATTCGGACGACCGCCTGGAGTCGCAGAAGGAACTGGTGCATCCGAATGCCTTCCGCTATCGCGATTGGGTGATCCAGGCCTTCAACGAGGACATGCCGTTCGACCGTTTTGTGATGGCGCAGATCGCGGCCGACCAGATGCCGGAGCCCGAGCGGGCGAAGCTGCTACCTGGGTTGACGTTTTATGGGCTGAGTCCGGAGCAGCAGGACGAGCGGGTGGACGCGACGACGCGTGGGTTCCTTGGATTGACGGTGGCGTGCGCTCAATGCCACGACCACAAGTTTGATCCCATTCCCCAGGCCGATTTTTACTCGCTGCAAGGCATATTCAACAACACCGTCGTGGACGAAGTGCCGCTGGCGCCCAAAGAAGAAATAGAGCGATGGACGGCCCACAAGAAGAAGCTGGACGACAAAGAAGCCGAGCTGAAGAGGTTCCAGGACGAGCAGGCGATTTCGGTCGCCGGCATGCTCGCCGCGCGCACGGCCGATTATGTCCGAGCGGTGCTGGGCGAGCGGGATGCCAAGGATCTGGATACCGAGACGCTGGAACGCTGGCGTACCTACCTGAAGCCCGACACGCATGAGCACCCCTTCCTCGACCACTGGAAGGACGCCGACCGGTTCCAGGAACTCGTCGTGAATGTGCTGGCGGAGAAGAAGGAGATCGACCAGAAGAACCTGATCCGGCTGGGCGGCTCTTCTCAAAGGAACGACCTCAGCGAGACCGAACTGTTGTCGCTGGACCGGCCGAAGTTCCGTTTCTACAACGAGCTGTTCGGCACACGAAAGAGCGTCCTATATTATTCCGGTGACAAGCTGGATCGCTGGCTGGGCGATCTGCACCGCACACACCTGGCGAAGTTGCGTTCGGACGCGGCCGAGATCAAGAAGTCGCTGCCGGAACAGTACCCCTTCCTCCACGCGGTGAAGGACGTGGAGAAGCCCAAGAACGGCCATATTCTGATTCGAGGCAGCCGCGACAATCCCGGAGCGGAAGTGTCCCGCCACTTTCTATCGATTCTATCGACGGGAGAACCCAAGGCGTACACCGAGGGTAGCGGCCGGTTGGAGTTGGCCCGCGACATTGCGAGTCCCAGCAATCCGTTGACTCCCCGCGTGATGGTGAACCGGATCTGGCAGCACCACTTTGGCACCGGCATCGTGGGGACGCCGAGCAATTTCGGGCAACTGGGCGAGCGTCCGACGCATCCGGAGTTGCTGGACTACCTGGCGGCCAGGTTTGTGGAGAGCGGTTGGAGCATCAAGTCCATTCACCGCGAGATTCTGCTGTCGCGCACCTACGCCGGCGCGTGGGAGCGCTCGGCTGCCAATGAAGAGAAGGATCCGGGGAACCGGTATCTGTGGCGCGCGAACCGGCAACGGCTGGACGTGGAGTCGATGCGGGACGCCCTGCTGGCGGTGGCCGGAAACCTGGATTCGACGACAGTGGGCGGCCCGGCCTTGCGGTTGACGGACGAGAAGAACCTGCGACGGACCGTCTACGGGTTCCGCAGCCGCCGCAAGCTGGATCAGCTATTGGCGATGTTCGACCATCCGAATCCGAACACGACGAACGAGCAACGCAATGTGACGAGCGTACCGCTGCAGCGGCTGTTCTTCCTCAATAGTCCGCTGGTGCTGCGGGAGGCCGACGCTCTGGCCGCGCGCCTGAAGGGCACCGATGAGGAGAAGATCAAGGACGCGTACGAGTTGATGTACTCGCGTCCGCCCAGCGCCGAGGAGTTGCACCTCGGCCTGGAGTTTCTGAAGCAGGGTGACGACGCCTGGCCGCGCTATGCCCAGGTTCTGCTGGCCGCCAACGAATTCCTATACGTGGAGTAA
- a CDS encoding ABC transporter ATP-binding protein — MSSPIHCRQVTRRFGSLAAVNDVSLDVPAGEICSILGPNGAGKSTLIRLLCGLSSPDTGTISVAGFDPANPATRLEFRRRIGVVPENLALLPELTIEEHLRLTGPIYGLDAATARTRSEELLQALALSSKRHTYARECSHGMRKKTALAIALLHNPSVLMLDEPFEGVDPASVEVIRRLLEAASRRGVTILLTSHILSLVDRISTRIVLLRDGRILHNAPASAMTHANVEELYFELVEQPSAPELPWLGSRR, encoded by the coding sequence GTGTCCTCCCCCATCCACTGCCGGCAGGTCACCCGCCGCTTCGGCTCACTCGCCGCCGTCAACGACGTCTCTCTCGACGTCCCCGCCGGCGAGATCTGCTCCATCCTCGGACCCAACGGAGCGGGCAAATCCACGCTCATTCGGCTCCTCTGTGGACTCTCCAGCCCGGACACCGGCACCATCTCCGTCGCCGGCTTTGACCCCGCCAACCCCGCCACTCGCCTCGAGTTCCGCCGCCGCATCGGCGTCGTTCCGGAGAACCTCGCACTCCTCCCCGAATTGACCATAGAAGAGCACCTCCGCCTCACGGGCCCCATCTACGGCCTGGACGCGGCCACCGCCCGCACTCGCTCCGAGGAGCTCCTCCAGGCGCTGGCCCTTTCATCCAAGCGGCACACCTACGCACGTGAATGCTCGCACGGCATGCGCAAGAAGACGGCCCTGGCTATCGCACTGCTCCACAATCCATCGGTGCTCATGCTCGACGAGCCTTTTGAAGGAGTCGACCCGGCTTCCGTCGAAGTGATCCGCCGGCTCCTGGAAGCCGCCTCGCGCCGCGGAGTCACCATCCTGCTCACCTCGCACATCCTTTCGCTGGTCGATCGCATCTCCACCCGCATCGTCCTTCTGCGCGACGGCCGCATCCTCCACAACGCACCCGCCAGCGCGATGACCCACGCCAATGTCGAGGAGCTCTACTTCGAACTTGTGGAACAGCCCTCCGCTCCGGAACTCCCATGGCTGGGCTCGCGGCGCTGA
- a CDS encoding glutamine cyclotransferase, with protein MNESPAEILREYGPFPGVERVHGVTYDGEKVWFAAGERLNAFDPASGAMLRSIEVAAHAGTAFDGQHLFQIAEDRIQKIDPKTGEVLSTIPAPGGGGDSGLAWAEGTLWVGQYRSRKIHQVDPETGVILRTIESNRFVTGVTWVEGELWHGTWEGDEADVRRVDPRSGEVLERLAMPAGVGVSGLESDGGDRLFCGGGGTGKVRAIRRPKRGV; from the coding sequence ATGAATGAATCACCAGCCGAGATTTTGCGCGAATATGGCCCATTTCCGGGCGTCGAGCGCGTTCATGGAGTCACATACGACGGCGAGAAGGTCTGGTTTGCCGCTGGCGAGAGGCTAAACGCTTTTGACCCGGCGAGCGGGGCGATGCTGCGTTCGATTGAGGTCGCCGCACATGCAGGAACGGCCTTCGACGGGCAGCATCTGTTTCAGATCGCCGAGGATCGCATCCAGAAGATCGATCCGAAAACGGGCGAGGTGCTCAGCACGATTCCGGCGCCTGGCGGTGGCGGTGACTCGGGGCTTGCTTGGGCGGAAGGGACGCTGTGGGTTGGGCAATACCGGAGCCGAAAGATCCACCAAGTGGACCCGGAGACGGGCGTGATTCTTCGCACCATCGAGTCCAACCGGTTTGTCACGGGGGTCACCTGGGTGGAGGGAGAGCTTTGGCACGGCACTTGGGAGGGGGACGAGGCCGATGTGAGGCGAGTGGATCCCCGATCGGGCGAGGTGCTAGAGAGGCTGGCGATGCCGGCCGGAGTGGGGGTGTCGGGGCTCGAGTCGGATGGCGGCGACCGGTTGTTCTGCGGGGGTGGAGGGACCGGAAAGGTGAGGGCGATCCGGCGGCCGAAGCGCGGAGTGTGA
- a CDS encoding helix-turn-helix domain-containing protein, with protein sequence MDSLITAAARALAAGDPLGALKRVALRDDAPSLALRGIAMAQLGDFARAKALLRSAVRAFGPKEAVARARCIVAEAEVALVSRDLGWPAKELDAARVTLEARGDRLNAAYARYLEIRRLLLIGHLNEAERLLGELDPTPFPHPLRATHELVVAGIAMRRLRTNVARAALGRAEEAACLARIPTLTAEVESAARVLQMPAARLIVSGTERPLLLEEVEALLASEALVVDACRLAVRDARTEVQLARRPVLFALARALGEAWPGDVPRDVLLAQAFGARLADESHRARLRVEIGRLRRALRTLAAVSATKRGFAMAPSRAREIAVLARPVEDEHAGVLAFLTDGESWSSSALALALGTSQRTVQRALDSLAEAGKVQSFGQGRACRWMTPPVAGFTTMLLLPALLPVD encoded by the coding sequence ATGGACTCACTGATCACGGCCGCAGCACGGGCGCTGGCAGCGGGCGACCCGCTTGGCGCATTGAAGCGGGTGGCGTTGCGTGACGACGCGCCTTCGCTCGCGCTGCGAGGGATCGCGATGGCGCAGCTTGGCGATTTCGCACGGGCGAAGGCCCTGCTGCGAAGCGCCGTGCGCGCGTTTGGCCCCAAAGAGGCGGTGGCCCGCGCGCGGTGTATCGTCGCCGAAGCAGAGGTCGCACTGGTCTCGCGCGACCTGGGCTGGCCTGCAAAGGAACTGGATGCGGCGCGGGTCACGCTCGAAGCGCGCGGCGACCGGCTGAACGCCGCCTATGCACGGTATCTCGAGATCCGGCGCCTGCTGTTGATCGGGCATCTGAACGAGGCGGAGCGCTTGCTCGGCGAGCTCGACCCGACGCCTTTCCCGCACCCATTGAGGGCAACCCACGAACTCGTCGTTGCGGGCATCGCGATGCGCCGCCTGCGGACGAATGTGGCGCGGGCTGCGCTTGGCCGGGCTGAGGAGGCGGCATGTCTGGCGAGGATCCCGACACTGACGGCGGAGGTGGAGAGCGCGGCCCGGGTGCTGCAGATGCCGGCGGCGCGCCTGATTGTGAGCGGTACGGAGAGGCCCCTCCTGCTGGAAGAGGTCGAGGCGTTGCTGGCGTCGGAGGCATTGGTGGTGGACGCGTGCCGGCTTGCAGTGCGAGACGCACGCACCGAAGTTCAGCTGGCACGGCGTCCGGTGCTGTTCGCGCTGGCACGAGCTTTGGGCGAAGCGTGGCCCGGGGATGTGCCGAGGGATGTCCTACTGGCACAGGCCTTCGGGGCAAGGCTCGCTGATGAATCGCATCGTGCGCGGTTGCGGGTCGAGATCGGGCGGCTGCGCAGGGCTCTTCGGACGTTGGCCGCCGTTAGTGCCACCAAGCGAGGGTTTGCCATGGCACCGAGCCGCGCACGCGAGATCGCCGTTCTGGCGCGACCGGTGGAGGACGAGCATGCAGGCGTGCTGGCCTTCCTCACGGACGGGGAATCCTGGTCGAGTTCCGCGCTGGCGCTGGCATTGGGCACGAGCCAGCGGACGGTGCAGCGGGCACTGGACTCGCTGGCGGAGGCAGGCAAAGTGCAGTCGTTCGGCCAAGGCAGAGCGTGCCGCTGGATGACTCCGCCGGTGGCCGGATTCACGACGATGTTGTTACTCCCTGCTTTGCTGCCGGTTGACTAA
- a CDS encoding thioredoxin family protein, whose amino-acid sequence MTTHKTGTREEWLAARLQLLNEEKDLTRCSDELAQRRQELPWVRIDKDYQFETEQGKASLADLFRGRSQLLVYHFMFGPDYQAGCPSCSSIADGFNGIAVHLANHDVMLWAVSRAPLAKLQAYKQRMGWTFPWASSVDGDFNFDYSASYTNEQQREGIEYNFRREAPFKERAGQPGGDGGAVAQFAAMCGTDTPAYTRERPGLSSFVLEDGVIYHAYSSYSRGVDGIWGMYQWLDRAPRGRNETGVWWRRHDEYPQLPESAGCCAQEKVAK is encoded by the coding sequence ATGACGACACACAAGACCGGAACACGCGAAGAGTGGCTGGCAGCGCGGCTGCAGTTGCTCAATGAAGAGAAGGACCTGACCCGGTGCAGCGACGAACTCGCACAGCGCCGGCAGGAACTGCCCTGGGTGCGGATCGACAAGGACTACCAGTTTGAGACGGAGCAGGGAAAGGCCTCATTGGCGGACCTCTTCCGCGGGCGCTCGCAACTCCTCGTCTATCACTTCATGTTCGGGCCTGACTATCAGGCGGGCTGCCCTTCGTGCTCCTCAATCGCGGACGGCTTCAACGGCATCGCCGTCCATCTGGCCAACCACGACGTCATGCTCTGGGCCGTGTCCCGCGCGCCGCTGGCGAAACTGCAGGCGTACAAACAGCGCATGGGCTGGACGTTTCCCTGGGCGTCCTCCGTGGACGGCGACTTCAACTTCGACTACTCCGCCTCGTATACCAACGAGCAACAACGCGAGGGGATCGAGTACAACTTTCGCCGTGAAGCACCCTTCAAGGAGCGCGCCGGGCAGCCGGGTGGCGACGGGGGCGCGGTCGCTCAGTTTGCGGCGATGTGCGGAACCGACACGCCGGCGTATACGCGCGAGAGGCCGGGGCTGAGTTCATTCGTACTGGAGGACGGCGTCATCTACCACGCCTATTCCTCCTACTCGCGCGGCGTGGACGGCATCTGGGGCATGTACCAGTGGCTTGACCGCGCGCCCAGGGGTCGCAACGAGACGGGTGTCTGGTGGCGACGCCACGACGAGTATCCGCAACTGCCGGAATCAGCCGGGTGCTGCGCCCAGGAGAAAGTCGCGAAATGA
- a CDS encoding efflux RND transporter periplasmic adaptor subunit: MRGKWLLFAGGTLIVAAGAGALTYYLRQPPPKPTKAATAPVLPTGSEVHITGSIRAVNLVLVPAPVDGVAEEFPVKPGDEVFEGQILGRISNETLKETSREAELEVERAQARVNDAESLLIATRLEDSRAAADASRARIEFQRAERTYQRQQLLNAEGATPRNTYQKSLQDYEVAKKESDTLQTLSNTLQDRIQGVIKDIDLAKKALAEKVQNLESARSSLSSADLLAPADGLVISIGKSAGEEVRKGMPDLITIATDLSQLELVLEPEPPILKRLRAGQQALVQVAELPGNGLPSKVKSVDGGKVIVEFSSPSTLIRPGMTAVGTLKLN; this comes from the coding sequence ATGCGTGGCAAATGGCTACTGTTCGCTGGCGGAACCCTGATTGTCGCCGCCGGCGCCGGCGCCCTCACCTACTACCTGCGGCAACCGCCGCCCAAACCCACAAAGGCCGCAACCGCGCCTGTGCTGCCCACGGGCAGTGAGGTTCATATCACCGGATCGATCCGCGCGGTGAATCTCGTACTGGTGCCGGCGCCTGTGGATGGCGTAGCCGAGGAGTTCCCGGTGAAGCCCGGCGATGAGGTCTTTGAAGGCCAGATCCTGGGCCGGATCTCCAACGAAACGCTGAAGGAGACCAGCCGCGAGGCGGAACTGGAGGTGGAGCGCGCACAGGCCAGAGTGAACGACGCCGAAAGCCTGCTGATCGCCACCCGACTGGAGGATTCCAGGGCGGCAGCCGATGCCTCCCGGGCGCGCATCGAGTTCCAGCGGGCGGAGCGGACTTACCAGCGCCAGCAGTTGCTGAATGCCGAGGGCGCCACACCTAGAAACACGTATCAGAAGTCCCTGCAGGACTATGAAGTCGCCAAAAAGGAGTCAGATACGCTGCAGACGCTATCGAACACTCTGCAGGACCGCATACAGGGCGTCATCAAGGACATCGATCTGGCCAAGAAGGCACTGGCCGAGAAGGTCCAGAACCTGGAGTCCGCCAGGAGCAGCCTGTCTTCCGCGGACTTGCTTGCGCCGGCGGACGGCCTGGTAATCTCCATCGGGAAGTCAGCAGGCGAAGAGGTGCGCAAGGGCATGCCGGATCTGATCACCATCGCCACGGATCTTTCCCAACTCGAGTTGGTGCTGGAACCGGAGCCGCCGATCCTGAAGCGATTGCGAGCCGGCCAGCAGGCACTGGTCCAGGTTGCCGAACTGCCGGGCAACGGGCTGCCGTCCAAGGTGAAATCGGTGGACGGCGGCAAGGTGATTGTTGAGTTTTCGAGTCCTTCGACGTTGATTCGACCGGGGATGACGGCGGTCGGCACGCTGAAGCTGAACTGA